Genomic segment of Populus nigra chromosome 6, ddPopNigr1.1, whole genome shotgun sequence:
TCTGTCTACAAGATTCTTGTTGTTGCACCTAAGTTGTCAAGATGCGGATGCTTCCAATTCTGCTCGTTGCCGTAGTACCTTTTGTCCctaggattttgtttttaatatattaccaTCATGATCAAAATGCTCTTTCATGGAACTCTATGTGATGCCACTCTGTTATTAATAGTTAGTCCCTCCTTGCAGGACAGCAGATCACAATGTGATGTTTTGAGGGAATGGAACGAAAAATGAAAGTGATggaaaagaaattttgtttccgTAGTACGGAATTTGGATCCTAAAATTAGGAATAGAGAAGAAAGTAACGGTACGGAAAACGGGGAaattaaaaatctcaaatttcaTTTCCTCTCTTTAATTTCCCTGGTTTTCCCTTCCATCTTTGGATTGCTATACACTCTGTTAAAGGGATGCTTCTATTGTCTGTCTGCTATTCTATAGGTCAATTGCTAAAATATATGCAGGTTACCGTTGTTCCAACTTTCCACGTTCTTAGTCTGCAGAGAGCCATTCATAAATGCCCCTGCTGATTGAAGCATTGGCCTTGTTAGGTATCCTTCTATAATTCTACTAACTAAAGAAGTGGAGCTTGCTAGTTTAATGTCATGGTACTGCATTTAAGAAACCGAGCTCCTTCCATCCAGTTATAAATTCCTTTTTTCCCGATTCCTCAATCCAATCTTCGGAACTCGAATTCAGCCATCAAGTTATATACATTGTAGCTGGGAGTTAAGAATGGGTGACTTCAAAGTGAGATACAATTGTTTGATTCTTGTTCTTGCTCCCAATTACAAGATACAAAACCCATCAAAGCGAAACCGATCACTgattacaataaatatttagaCCACCAATAATACAAACAGATTACAATGTGTTGTCTCTCTAATCTTTGCCTTCATCATCGAAACTTTGAGCCTAACTGAGACCACAAATACACCGTAGATAGGGGGAAACAAAGACAAGCAAACGAGCCTCAACCTTCTTCTTTTACATCATTGGCACGAAGGGTGGGTTTCTCCACCTTTCGAACTCTCTGTAGTGCCAAGAGTATCACCAGAGTATGGCCATTTTCTAACAAGTTCAGGTTAAAAATCAAGAGGGAAGTCGGGCCAACAGAATAGGGGTGGAAAAACATATAAACCCTTGAACCACAGAGCCTTCGTCTTAAATATTGAAAGGTAAATGAGTCCACACAAATTTTCATctgtaataaaattatagaagcGAACTCCATTGGGAATTCCCATTACCTCTCACCCATTGTAAGCATTGCCAGGCAGCATTATCTCCAAGCATGATTGAACTTCAGGGTTTCTTTCGGCCCCACGACTTTTGACAAAAAGCGTCACACCTTTAATGCCTTTTTATACTCTATAGAAAGAATCGATTAAAAAATGCAGTCGACTCAACAAGCCATCATTACCAGTCACCGCCCGTTCTACTTGCAAATGCagaaactagataatttcaGGTTCACCTGAATAGCTTCCctgcagaaaaaaaatattaaggtgaCTTTCCAGTCATATACATCAAGCATGAAAGCACCAGAAATCAACTACTTCGACCAGAGTGAAATTATGCAGGATATCCGTCACCGGAAGCTTAGACATGTTCAAAACTCGCCGCattgaaaagggaaaagaagaacAATAAAAAGGATGGAGTGGCTACCAACTATTTTCACATACAATTGGCACAAAACAGATGAATCTGTTATTCATCACGCCTTTCCAGCGCGCAaccaaaagcaatcaataatTGTATCGAGGCTCTCAGTAGCCAAGGCACCACGGAAAATacagaaaacaaaatacatctgacaaaaaaaaaaaggcattacAGTAGAGTTCTATTTCTACCCAAACAGCTCAAGGAACAAAGGTGGAACAAATGCCCAATGATCGGCAGGATTTGCAataattacaattcaaaatCCCAGGGCTGCAGCCACATATCTACACATTGGAGACAATAACAGATTTACATTGGCAATGCAATACAGCCTTAATTGGTTCCCTTCCCAGCGTTCGAAAACATAGTACCTTCGTCTTCAGAATATGGCCCACCCAAAACGCTAGATCCATCAGGCAGATTATCAGGCAAAGCGTTGGTATTATCACAGCCGCCACTTATATCTGCAACACTGTTGCCTATAGAGGACTCGGACAATGAAACCAGGCCCATGGTGGCAATTCTATTTGCAATAGCATCGACATCTCTGGTTCCTGTGTAAAGGCTCCAGCTTCCACTAGCAAGTATACTCGTCTGATCAGTATTGGTTAGCACAACCGGTAGAACATTCATGAATTGAGAATTGGTTTGGCTTGTACTGCTGATAAGCAGTCTCAGAGTCTCTCTCGCACCCTTCTCCACCACAGATTCAGCAGTTTCAGGAATCAATGGGTTTACAAGTCTTGGGTGCAAAGGTGGAATAGGACTTGCAATAGTCGGTCCAGCACTGACCAGGTAGCCTTGACCCGAGGAACAAACATCAATGAGTGGAATGTGAACAATGGGGTCACACATTAAAGGAGTGAAAGTTGGGATTTGCTGTGAACTCGGAATTGGCAACCGAACTAATGGGTCTGGCAGCAAAGCAGGAAAATCCAGCGAGGGGAAGTCAGCCAAACTGAGAGGTGGTATAGGGCTTAACAGGTTGGATGGTCTACTGGGGGATAATAATGGAGGAAAGGGTGGCAGTAAAGGTGATTCAACCGATGAGATAGATATTTCTGAAGGTGTGGAAGGATATTGCAAACTCGATGTACCTTGGGGGCACCAACAATAGTATGGAGAGAGAATAGGTGGGCTAGGCAGAACATGAGACACAGGGAGCTGAATTGGTGGCAAAGACAATTTACCAAGAGATTCAAGAACACTAGAGGGTGCCAAAGGGCAGCTCTTAGCTTCCTGCAATTTTTCATTCCCGGATTGATTGCAAGTCACATCAATGCTGAGTGGCAATGCAGCCATTATGTTATCAACTGCTGAAAGATGGTTGTCCACACGACGCCTTAACTTTTCCCTGGTGGCATTCCTTGAAGAAGACAGGCTTCTGGGTAGGCCCTCTTTGAAGGAACTTGATCTAGGACTGAGACTTCCCTGATAAGTTGAATTCGTTTTAACTGCCAGACTGCCAGTATGCCTGGAACGCAGAGACTTTGTTGTGGAGGTTGAATCAGAGACGTCCGGAGTGGTAGAAGAAGTGGCAAGAGAACAAGAAGAAATTTCCCTGCCATTGCTTCCCACAAGGAAGGCCCGAAGGTGAGTTGCAAAGCAATCAAGTCGTGACTTGCTGATTCCGGTTAAATCAGCTATAGATGGTTTCCTCTTTAGTACATCTTTCAtctattattgaaataaaaaaaacatgcattagtaaccactgaaaaatatttcaaagaacACACAGAGACTGACACGTTATTGATCATATGGTAACTTTCTTGTATTTTCCCTCCTTCCAACCAATATTCATGTTCTGATTAATTGCGGAAAAAATTCAAGAGGGAGGAAGGAAGAAGGAAAATCAACTCCTGCAAACCTGGCTATTATTGATTGCAAAGTCGAGTTAATCATCATTtctataaataagaaaatatgcataaatattatttgCAGTATTTCAAAAACATCATATAAAAGTTCCAAAGCTAAATTAGTTCTGACCAAACAGTGCACAAGTATGTGCATGCATAATCATCCCCCAAGAAGCTGTTGTGCATACCTTTGCAAGTAATTCAATTCCCAAAAGTTTTGATTTCTCCGAGCACCAAAAGTAAAAAACTCTGCCATCTGAGATCTTTAAGTTGAAAGATCGGCCAGAACTGTCTGCAGGGATCTCATGAACTTCAACAGCAGGACAGTGGGTTTTACTACTTAGGGTGAACAGCCTCTCTGTACTACCATCATCACCAATGAATGAGAGGCGCAGACCAGACGCTGGCAATAGTGTAAGATTTAAATCCCCTCTGAGAGAACAAGGAGAAATGGAAAATGATTTAGCAACACAAACCAAAAACTGCAACTAGAAACAGTGCAACATcttgaataaaatcataaatagtAGGGAATCTTTAAATGCACTATGTCAGCACATAAAGCTTATACCGAGTTcataattttgaattaatgaCATGAATTTGCAGATGACTTGTATGTGCTAGTgaacaaaattaataagtttgtgAGGCTAGAcaatataatatcatttttagtGTTTGCTAGATCTGCAGCCCTGTTGGATTGCATTATTGATCAGTTGCAGGTTCTTTTGACATACACCCAGAAGCTGGCATATTGTAGCACATCTAGAAGATATCTGGATTACTTCCACTAAAAGCTTGTTCAATGGACCATGATAATTGCTCCTCCATGGCTTTAACATTTCCATACATCAACAATAATTTGACAAGTGTTCATTCTATATTCACtaatcttttttcttgaaaaccatCATTAAGTAGCATTGCTTGTGATATTATTAGCAAAAGTATCAAAAGTTAAGGAACATCCCAAGAATACCCTGAAACCATGCTCCAAATGGATTGTGATAAAAATCCTCCAAAACAAATTGTAAAGTTCATAACAACAATCTAGAAGACTTAACAAATAGGAAAGGTAATACACATTCAAGACTGCGATGACAAGTTATAAAAGAGTGTCTTGCTGAACTCAAAGCATTTTACACGCAACCAGATTGCAAAGGCAGTATGCAGATTATATCATGAGGTTAGCAAGAGGAAGTTAAACTGGTATGAAACTACTCACGCTCAGATTCTAATTCAGTTCAAATGTTCTTCCTATATATCCAAAAAGCAGTAGCAAGTTATATTATCATATGTAGGAGATGAAACTACCTTTACTTCCTCATAATTCAGAGATCATAATAGAATACGCCCACTTTACCTACAAGTCAAAAGATATTTTTACTTGGAAGCATGAACATTATCACCACAAATAAGCTAAAACATTTAATCCTGCAAACTCTACAATTCATCAACTACCAAATATATACACTTTACAGCTacaattatgtttaaaaattaactcaatgcTGATGGAAAAGCTCTAATGAAAAGTCAACGCTGTAAGAAAACTATCTAAGTATGTGCCAGAGTAATTATAGGAAATACAAAGGTTAGAGAATTCTTTTATATCAATAACCAACTTGACAAGGAATGACCACTAGACATGTATTCACTTGGTCATAAAGCATCATGAAGCAAAACCCATTATGCAGAATGTCATTTCTAGTCTCTAGATGAAGCAAGCCATAAAACAGCTGTAATCGACAGTCATTCCATAGGAGCCAAACATTCATGTGAATTATGTTATCATATGATCCTTGTGACTCGAGTTCATtgaattaataaagaaaagaatgcaCAAATTGTCCTACTATCAGATGGTAATCCAAGAGGTTAAAGTACAAGATGAATAATGCGCTTAAAGTACAAGATGATACTAATGGGGAACAGAACAGAGGAATgcataaaacaagtaaaaattattttgaacataTGCGAAATGCACAAGGACAAGTTCACAAAGAGATATGGTTGCGTATACATGATATCTGAAAAATATATCTGAAAACTTACAGGTACAATTACATTGATGATATACTGCAAACAAACATGAAGTTTAGTTTAATTCAGCTGCCTGCATAGGATATTAATTCAATTGCATAAC
This window contains:
- the LOC133695762 gene encoding uncharacterized protein LOC133695762 — translated: MANSRKQEFNEDRVEQSSVNDFDDSSSISSAGGTSTAGSGRVSAERSEPSEAGLTERLTDILVDQGDGDLLLQRNDREDRVLQWLQALDMQVMGACRADERLKPLLKLNASSGVAEDRLLAHLSQHFEPSEVGMLARCFCIPLVSIRVGKINKQGTLLCPTTIRGDLNLTLLPASGLRLSFIGDDGSTERLFTLSSKTHCPAVEVHEIPADSSGRSFNLKISDGRVFYFWCSEKSKLLGIELLAKMKDVLKRKPSIADLTGISKSRLDCFATHLRAFLVGSNGREISSCSLATSSTTPDVSDSTSTTKSLRSRHTGSLAVKTNSTYQGSLSPRSSSFKEGLPRSLSSSRNATREKLRRRVDNHLSAVDNIMAALPLSIDVTCNQSGNEKLQEAKSCPLAPSSVLESLGKLSLPPIQLPVSHVLPSPPILSPYYCWCPQGTSSLQYPSTPSEISISSVESPLLPPFPPLLSPSRPSNLLSPIPPLSLADFPSLDFPALLPDPLVRLPIPSSQQIPTFTPLMCDPIVHIPLIDVCSSGQGYLVSAGPTIASPIPPLHPRLVNPLIPETAESVVEKGARETLRLLISSTSQTNSQFMNVLPVVLTNTDQTSILASGSWSLYTGTRDVDAIANRIATMGLVSLSESSIGNSVADISGGCDNTNALPDNLPDGSSVLGGPYSEDEGTMFSNAGKGTN